From the uncultured Desulfovibrio sp. genome, one window contains:
- a CDS encoding diguanylate cyclase: protein MQKNTKESFCWGVDPDLVYGHVDAAKERLLELPVGSLAGKSLAHCMHPDDAAMLRRALASAETMALTGCTVRYVCPRGTHTVTSLNIRPLYSASGALLGFEGEEHNIGSVDMRGDFAPIFEEVFAHDFMALCIVNRDGQLLAVNAQYAIIANKPANALVRSHILEVGIPFVDVVDEAFRILPSGEAIAEQEIIWDSKDYVMSIYALPDACGEIRSICVSLRDISLRKGLERRLEAANRQLEEMNLKDYLTGVFNRRHFDESLQREVARLAREGGEMCVGMVDVDKFKLYNDAYGHLAGDDCLARAAKAMSGALFRPGDALFRYGGEEFAIIMPQTGKESATMVAERVREAISALRIPHCQSALGHVTISIGVAALDAACAQSGHTACEKLIRVADKALYVAKNSGRNKVASAACSIAESD, encoded by the coding sequence ATGCAAAAAAACACCAAGGAATCATTTTGCTGGGGCGTTGACCCTGATCTGGTCTATGGCCATGTGGATGCGGCAAAGGAGCGATTGCTGGAATTGCCAGTGGGGTCACTCGCGGGCAAATCTCTGGCTCACTGCATGCACCCGGATGACGCCGCCATGCTCCGCCGCGCCCTTGCTTCTGCCGAAACCATGGCGCTCACAGGCTGTACCGTGCGCTATGTGTGTCCCAGAGGCACACACACGGTTACCAGCCTGAACATAAGGCCCCTGTACAGTGCCAGCGGCGCACTTCTTGGCTTTGAGGGCGAAGAACACAACATAGGCTCTGTAGATATGCGCGGAGATTTCGCGCCCATTTTTGAGGAGGTGTTTGCGCATGATTTCATGGCGCTCTGCATCGTCAACAGGGATGGGCAGCTGCTGGCGGTCAACGCGCAGTACGCCATTATTGCGAACAAGCCCGCCAACGCTCTGGTGCGTTCCCACATTCTTGAAGTGGGCATTCCTTTCGTTGACGTGGTGGACGAGGCTTTCAGGATACTCCCTTCTGGCGAAGCCATTGCCGAGCAGGAGATCATCTGGGACAGCAAGGACTATGTCATGTCCATCTACGCCCTGCCCGATGCCTGCGGCGAGATCCGGTCCATCTGTGTGTCGCTGCGCGACATAAGTCTGCGCAAGGGGCTGGAGCGCCGGCTGGAGGCCGCCAATCGCCAACTGGAAGAGATGAATCTCAAGGATTACCTGACAGGCGTGTTCAACCGCCGCCATTTTGATGAATCCCTGCAAAGGGAAGTGGCGCGCCTTGCGCGGGAAGGCGGCGAGATGTGCGTTGGCATGGTCGATGTGGACAAATTCAAGCTATACAACGATGCCTATGGGCACCTTGCTGGGGACGACTGCCTTGCCCGTGCGGCAAAGGCCATGAGCGGCGCGCTTTTCAGGCCTGGTGATGCACTGTTCCGCTACGGCGGCGAAGAATTCGCCATCATCATGCCCCAGACAGGCAAGGAAAGCGCCACAATGGTTGCCGAGCGCGTGCGCGAAGCCATCAGCGCACTGCGCATCCCCCACTGCCAAAGCGCCCTTGGGCATGTGACCATCAGCATAGGCGTTGCGGCGCTCGATGCAGCCTGCGCCCAGTCAGGACACACGGCCTGCGAAAAACTCATCAGAGTAGCGGACAAAGCCCTGTACGTAGCTAAAAACAGCGGGCGCAACAAGGTCGCCTCAGCCGCATGCAGCATTGCTGAAAGCGATTAA